In a single window of the Luteolibacter yonseiensis genome:
- a CDS encoding HupE/UreJ family protein yields the protein MRFARLFACLLFLASLLPSVRAHQVASVELEFLKLDHEWRLLGEMDIAYMLPETRVIPDGLPLSREAVMKSPPEELARIRKETENTLRKLLRFTFAGKDVAWRIEFPDFEKQPFELPEEAGDIALLTTRLLIDPLPGAGELRIHWAGEQETELIILIEETEESENPQIISTLPGSSLMLLKQESSGAAAPIEKPVAGGFLESGFRHVIWWDHVLFILGLFLLAPQWKPLVRQSLLFTLAHSITLALSIFGFVRFPEVWIEHLVALSIAWIGVENLLLKRQLGKQRLIFVFCFGLLHGLSYAGILAEKLKGISGSGLVGPLLGFNLGVELAQIAILAVAFILIRPLKKYLLQVRIIGSAVIALMGSAWFIQRVFFPGSPLF from the coding sequence ATGAGATTCGCCCGACTTTTCGCCTGCCTGCTCTTCCTTGCCAGCCTCCTGCCTTCGGTCCGGGCCCATCAGGTGGCGTCGGTGGAACTGGAGTTTTTGAAACTCGATCACGAATGGCGGCTGTTGGGGGAAATGGACATCGCCTACATGCTGCCGGAAACGCGGGTGATCCCCGATGGCCTGCCCCTGAGCCGGGAGGCTGTCATGAAATCACCGCCGGAGGAACTGGCCCGCATCCGCAAGGAGACGGAAAACACGCTGCGCAAACTGCTGCGCTTCACCTTCGCCGGGAAAGACGTCGCCTGGAGGATCGAGTTCCCGGATTTTGAAAAGCAGCCGTTCGAACTGCCCGAGGAGGCGGGCGACATCGCGCTCCTCACCACACGGCTGCTGATCGATCCCCTCCCCGGCGCGGGAGAACTGCGCATCCACTGGGCCGGGGAGCAGGAGACGGAGCTGATCATCCTGATCGAGGAAACGGAGGAATCCGAAAATCCCCAGATCATCAGCACGCTTCCCGGTAGCAGCCTGATGCTGCTCAAACAGGAGTCATCGGGTGCCGCCGCGCCCATTGAGAAACCGGTAGCGGGCGGATTCCTGGAATCCGGATTCCGGCACGTGATATGGTGGGACCACGTGCTGTTCATCCTGGGCCTGTTCCTACTGGCCCCGCAGTGGAAACCGCTGGTACGGCAATCGCTGTTGTTCACCCTCGCCCACTCGATCACACTCGCGCTGTCGATCTTCGGATTCGTTCGTTTCCCGGAAGTGTGGATCGAGCATCTCGTCGCGCTGAGCATCGCTTGGATAGGTGTCGAAAACCTGCTGCTGAAGCGCCAGCTCGGAAAGCAACGGCTCATTTTCGTCTTCTGCTTCGGCCTGCTCCACGGGCTCAGCTATGCGGGCATCCTCGCGGAAAAGCTCAAGGGAATCTCCGGAAGCGGGTTGGTCGGACCGTTGCTGGGCTTCAACCTAGGAGTGGAGCTGGCCCAGATCGCCATTCTGGCGGTCGCTTTCATTCTCATCCGGCCTCTGAAAAAATACCTGCTGCAGGTGCGGATCATCGGCTCGGCCGTGATCGCCCTCATGGGAAGCGCGTGGTTCATTCAACGGGTGTTTTTTCCGGGCTCGCCGCTGTTTTGA
- the secG gene encoding preprotein translocase subunit SecG, translated as MTFLAINWLNISIDLLLVIFVIVCLLMTLVILMQRPKQEGLGAAFGGGVTDQVFGARTTNVLQRGTVYLGSLFFILSLVLAVLIGQKNKTISTVTAADTAPKTVEVKPAEPAAPKSLEAELPPADPAPVETPAPAEVPADASVPAPESAPAAPEQVVPPAEPAPADATVAPEDKPKEQ; from the coding sequence ATGACTTTTCTTGCGATCAACTGGCTCAATATTAGCATCGATCTCCTGCTGGTGATCTTCGTGATCGTCTGCTTGCTGATGACCTTGGTCATCCTCATGCAGCGTCCGAAACAGGAAGGTCTCGGTGCCGCGTTCGGCGGTGGCGTGACGGACCAGGTGTTCGGTGCCCGCACGACGAACGTCCTGCAGCGCGGCACGGTGTATCTGGGATCGCTCTTCTTCATTCTCAGTCTGGTGCTTGCGGTCTTGATCGGTCAGAAAAACAAGACCATCAGCACCGTCACGGCCGCGGACACCGCACCGAAGACCGTGGAAGTGAAGCCTGCGGAGCCTGCCGCTCCGAAGTCGCTGGAGGCGGAGCTTCCTCCTGCCGACCCTGCTCCGGTTGAAACCCCGGCTCCTGCGGAGGTGCCTGCCGATGCCTCGGTTCCCGCTCCGGAATCCGCACCTGCCGCTCCTGAACAAGTCGTCCCACCTGCCGAACCGGCACCTGCGGACGCGACGGTCGCTCCGGAAGACAAACCGAAGGAGCAGTAA
- a CDS encoding rhomboid family intramembrane serine protease encodes MNEAHLENADAPVWAREDAFPEAPAGWGWVDVKSRVSCDSLEALTEAIRDDHDGSLALVWTPDHPRMMLAEELKGMGDALRTARSRWVREDMDDAGYKLRWFGTALVGFSLYSFYGGFQYAGRLAAQSGVVPDMGSKLAFATRAMLGSTSSGLALLMFVIFAFIPWYQARKRSKQLGRWTEKGIADAAPTIRFETWLAWQKAPLTKVFLILISLVALAQILVQFKSDGIGTFMHFGGTAAAGLQKQTYLEGDWWRLFTAPFLHGNIVHFLMNAAGLLYLGKRLEVFARWPHLPLVFLFSACIGGEASARFVDAPSVGASGGLMGWLGFLMVFETLHKQLVPLRARRRLAAGVLLTALIGVIGYRYIDNAAHAGGLLAGMIYGVIVFPSTASARRPRSTVTDRIAGGAAMVVLVASALLAAARVLAG; translated from the coding sequence GTGAACGAAGCCCATTTGGAAAATGCCGATGCTCCGGTGTGGGCTCGCGAGGATGCGTTTCCAGAGGCTCCCGCCGGTTGGGGCTGGGTTGATGTCAAATCACGGGTTTCGTGCGATTCGCTGGAAGCGCTGACCGAGGCGATCCGTGATGATCACGATGGCAGTCTGGCGCTGGTCTGGACACCGGACCATCCGCGGATGATGTTGGCGGAAGAACTCAAGGGCATGGGCGACGCATTGCGCACCGCCCGGTCCCGCTGGGTGAGGGAGGATATGGATGACGCGGGTTACAAGCTGCGCTGGTTTGGCACTGCCTTGGTCGGGTTCAGCCTTTATTCCTTTTACGGAGGCTTCCAATACGCCGGACGGCTTGCGGCCCAGTCGGGCGTGGTTCCGGACATGGGTTCCAAGCTGGCATTCGCCACACGCGCCATGCTTGGTTCCACGTCGTCCGGACTCGCCTTGCTGATGTTCGTGATCTTCGCGTTCATTCCGTGGTATCAGGCCCGCAAGCGTTCCAAACAACTTGGCCGCTGGACCGAAAAAGGCATCGCCGATGCCGCTCCCACGATCCGTTTCGAAACATGGCTGGCGTGGCAGAAGGCGCCGCTTACCAAGGTGTTCCTGATTCTCATCTCGCTGGTCGCTTTGGCACAGATCCTCGTGCAGTTCAAAAGCGATGGCATCGGCACTTTCATGCACTTCGGTGGCACGGCCGCCGCAGGGCTTCAGAAACAGACCTATCTGGAAGGGGATTGGTGGCGGCTGTTCACCGCACCATTCCTCCACGGAAACATCGTCCATTTCCTGATGAATGCCGCGGGCCTGTTGTACCTGGGAAAACGTCTGGAAGTCTTCGCCCGCTGGCCCCACCTGCCTCTGGTTTTCCTGTTCAGCGCCTGCATCGGTGGCGAGGCATCCGCCCGGTTTGTGGATGCTCCCTCCGTAGGTGCTTCGGGCGGACTGATGGGCTGGCTTGGTTTCCTGATGGTTTTCGAAACACTTCACAAGCAACTCGTTCCGCTGCGTGCGAGACGGAGGTTGGCGGCCGGTGTCTTGCTGACGGCGCTCATCGGAGTCATCGGTTACCGCTACATCGACAATGCCGCGCATGCGGGAGGCCTTCTCGCGGGCATGATCTATGGTGTCATCGTGTTTCCTTCCACCGCCTCGGCGCGCCGCCCGCGTTCCACCGTGACGGACCGCATCGCGGGTGGTGCCGCGATGGTCGTGCTTGTCGCATCCGCCCTACTCGCCGCCGCGAGAGTCCTCGCCGGCTGA
- a CDS encoding DUF7133 domain-containing protein, translating to MFRTTCALLALTASLPAATRIFQTFEGDGFDTWKTEGAAFGLAPVAGKTDDMEKPFTAYSNDSFASSTHGGTSEKGALVSPEFTIAEPYITFLIAGGNSAGKTAAQLVIDGKVVRESVGKQNLRFTSALWDVTELKGSKAVIRLVDDDDDAGWGFIAIDQIVLTDYPNYKFPPTTREGKAFVEGLEATDVVAGANIPIGSTLKVEATYKDQQVTSPTALTFDDQGRIYLSETHRFREGIEDDRDNLYWYLDDLAAKKTSDRRALHEKWKEKLPIEKLTKKTEIVRRLADTDGDGKIDESKVFADGFNDVLDGTAAGVFYYEGSLYFACIPKIYQLRDTDGDGKADARDVVADGFGVRVSLSGHDLNGFTLGGDGRIYGTVGDRGMSLLTKEGKAYDYPNEGAAFRFEPDGTGFELFHTGLRNPKEIAFDALGNAFSVDNNSDQGDAARVVYLVEGGDSGWQMEHQAMHTFHRQIGLKDHPPSRWMDEKMWELQNPSQPAYILPPSAHLTSGPSGLTANPGAGFLEGEAGRFLIADYRGGSANSGIWSFEMKPKGAGMEMTDSRQFLWGVAATDVEYSWDGKVYISDFITGWASHEDGRLLSLDAGENTWLAADAAGAAKIMKEGFEQRSSAVLANLLKHPDARIRLRAHLALTRKPDGVTRLVEAADSSNFMVRIHAIQGLGVISRRGAALLPKSEFATIPDAKNGKTADDKLTALLADKNAEIRAQALRALADSKSDPNGIPLGPLLGDESPRVRFFAAMLAGKRKMIGYYGPICDLLAENDNRDVYLRHACIFALQQLATKPTLLVGLAEHESAAVRLAAVVALRRIKSPLISNFISDADPKVADEAIRAICDLDMVSIRPEVAGLLDNPASRQWTPFMLRRLVHNSYRLGTPEDAVRVLKVAADASMPQIVRLEALRLLEIWTDPFPVDQLTGHWNPLEKRELSTIQPALLEALPGLLKQDGPVLTAALGLVKHYKLEVPGLDDNALRGLIKNGKLPAEARAVALDLLIRHKPGNLDGFLTEITADPSDEVVLTALDAMAKLSPEKSLPALEAAANSSSAPRAQKTWNILAGVPGEAVDAIFIKQLEALRAANGISPAAIELTAAAKKRKAGPVREALAALEKSLAENSDPLAKWNSSLEGGDPENGAALFASHPASECKRCHRAEEGHTTGGETAPNLVGIANRHKDRRYFLESMINPAAVIAPGFGAVLVDFKNGASLTGNLIADTPEHLDIDAAGKAVRINRADIATVTTPASPMPPMGGLLKPEELRDVIAWLASLDKGGELPKPAAPVPLDPASLLVPASADKSTSAVDPVLMKLGQQQFMVCGACHGQSGEGTAAGPPLAGSEWVTGPEENLIRIQLRGLHGPIKVKGQEYNFPAGMAALAYQTDEQIAAVLTYVRNSFGNSAPVVNASAVTALRGEVGKPPLVAADLVAPSVPQDASPTTSKEVSGKYDNLSKEGFPGKWIFAAAAVIGLAGLGLFLKKK from the coding sequence ATGTTCCGCACGACCTGCGCCCTGTTGGCCCTGACCGCATCCCTTCCGGCCGCCACCCGGATTTTCCAGACCTTCGAAGGGGATGGTTTCGACACTTGGAAAACCGAGGGAGCGGCGTTCGGCCTGGCTCCTGTCGCTGGAAAAACGGACGACATGGAAAAGCCGTTCACCGCCTACTCGAACGACAGTTTCGCCTCCTCCACCCATGGCGGCACCTCCGAGAAGGGCGCATTGGTTTCTCCGGAGTTCACCATCGCGGAACCCTACATCACCTTCCTCATCGCCGGTGGAAACTCCGCCGGAAAAACCGCAGCGCAGCTCGTCATCGACGGCAAGGTGGTGCGGGAATCCGTCGGAAAACAGAACCTGCGTTTCACGTCCGCCCTGTGGGATGTCACCGAGCTCAAGGGAAGCAAGGCTGTCATCCGTCTGGTGGACGATGACGACGACGCGGGCTGGGGATTCATCGCCATCGACCAGATCGTCCTGACCGACTATCCCAACTACAAGTTTCCTCCCACGACCCGCGAGGGCAAGGCGTTCGTAGAAGGCCTTGAGGCCACCGATGTCGTCGCCGGGGCGAACATCCCGATCGGCAGCACGCTGAAGGTGGAAGCCACTTACAAGGACCAGCAGGTCACATCGCCCACGGCGCTCACGTTCGATGACCAGGGCCGTATCTACCTTTCGGAAACGCACCGGTTCCGCGAAGGGATCGAGGACGACCGGGACAATCTCTATTGGTATCTCGACGACCTCGCCGCGAAAAAGACCAGCGACCGCCGCGCGCTTCACGAGAAGTGGAAGGAAAAACTTCCCATCGAAAAACTAACGAAAAAAACCGAGATCGTCCGCCGCCTTGCGGATACGGACGGGGATGGGAAGATCGACGAGTCCAAGGTCTTCGCCGATGGTTTCAATGACGTGTTGGATGGCACCGCCGCAGGGGTTTTCTATTACGAAGGCAGCCTTTATTTCGCCTGCATCCCGAAAATCTATCAACTCCGCGACACGGATGGCGATGGAAAGGCGGACGCGCGTGATGTCGTGGCGGATGGCTTCGGCGTACGGGTTTCCCTGTCGGGTCATGACCTGAACGGGTTCACCCTCGGTGGGGACGGCCGCATTTACGGCACCGTGGGCGACCGCGGGATGAGCCTGCTCACCAAGGAGGGCAAGGCCTATGACTATCCGAACGAGGGCGCCGCGTTCCGCTTCGAGCCGGATGGCACGGGTTTCGAATTGTTCCACACCGGACTGCGGAATCCCAAGGAGATCGCCTTCGACGCTCTGGGGAATGCCTTCAGCGTGGATAACAACTCCGACCAGGGGGATGCCGCGCGTGTGGTCTATCTGGTGGAGGGCGGGGATTCCGGCTGGCAGATGGAGCATCAGGCGATGCACACGTTCCACCGCCAGATCGGTCTGAAGGACCACCCTCCGAGCCGTTGGATGGATGAGAAAATGTGGGAGCTCCAGAATCCGTCGCAACCGGCCTATATTCTTCCGCCAAGCGCCCATCTGACCTCCGGGCCCTCGGGCCTCACCGCGAATCCGGGTGCCGGATTCCTGGAGGGGGAGGCGGGACGTTTCCTCATTGCCGACTACCGGGGAGGAAGCGCGAACTCCGGCATCTGGTCCTTCGAGATGAAACCGAAGGGCGCGGGCATGGAAATGACCGACTCGCGCCAGTTCCTGTGGGGAGTGGCCGCCACCGATGTGGAGTATTCCTGGGACGGCAAGGTTTACATCAGTGACTTCATCACCGGATGGGCGTCTCATGAGGACGGACGCCTGCTTTCCCTGGATGCCGGCGAAAACACATGGCTGGCAGCGGATGCCGCCGGTGCGGCGAAGATCATGAAGGAAGGCTTCGAGCAACGCAGTTCCGCGGTGCTGGCGAATCTCCTGAAGCATCCGGACGCCCGCATCCGCCTGCGGGCTCATCTCGCGCTGACCCGCAAGCCGGACGGTGTCACGCGCCTCGTCGAAGCGGCGGACTCCTCGAATTTCATGGTCCGCATCCACGCCATCCAAGGGCTGGGTGTCATTTCACGCCGCGGGGCGGCCTTGCTGCCGAAGAGCGAATTCGCCACCATTCCGGACGCGAAAAATGGTAAAACCGCGGACGATAAGCTGACCGCGCTCCTCGCTGACAAGAATGCGGAGATCCGCGCCCAGGCGTTGCGCGCGCTTGCGGATTCAAAATCCGATCCGAACGGCATTCCTCTGGGACCCCTGCTCGGGGATGAATCGCCGCGGGTCCGCTTCTTCGCCGCGATGCTGGCCGGAAAGCGCAAGATGATCGGCTACTACGGACCGATCTGCGATCTGCTGGCGGAAAATGACAACCGAGATGTCTACCTTCGCCATGCCTGTATTTTCGCGCTCCAGCAACTGGCCACGAAGCCCACCCTTCTCGTCGGACTGGCCGAACACGAGTCCGCAGCCGTCCGGCTTGCGGCGGTGGTCGCGCTGCGCCGCATCAAGAGTCCCTTGATCTCCAACTTCATCAGTGACGCGGATCCGAAAGTCGCGGATGAGGCCATCCGCGCGATCTGTGATCTGGACATGGTTTCCATCCGTCCCGAAGTGGCCGGGTTGCTGGACAATCCCGCCTCCCGTCAATGGACGCCGTTCATGTTGCGCCGTCTTGTCCACAACTCCTACCGGCTGGGAACTCCGGAAGATGCCGTCCGGGTGCTCAAGGTCGCGGCGGATGCGTCGATGCCACAAATCGTCCGGCTGGAAGCCTTGCGGCTGTTGGAAATCTGGACCGATCCATTTCCCGTTGACCAGCTGACGGGCCATTGGAATCCATTGGAAAAACGCGAACTTTCCACCATCCAGCCCGCCCTGCTGGAAGCCTTGCCGGGCCTTCTGAAACAAGACGGTCCGGTGCTCACCGCCGCTCTCGGACTGGTGAAGCATTATAAACTCGAGGTCCCCGGACTTGATGACAACGCCCTGCGCGGGTTGATCAAAAACGGAAAACTGCCTGCCGAAGCCCGGGCCGTCGCGCTGGATCTGCTCATCCGGCACAAGCCCGGGAACCTTGATGGTTTTCTGACGGAAATCACGGCGGACCCGTCCGATGAGGTGGTTCTCACCGCCCTGGACGCCATGGCGAAACTCTCGCCGGAGAAATCGCTGCCTGCTTTGGAAGCCGCCGCGAATTCCAGCAGCGCCCCACGTGCCCAGAAAACATGGAACATACTCGCAGGTGTCCCGGGTGAGGCCGTGGATGCCATTTTCATCAAGCAGCTCGAAGCCCTGCGTGCCGCGAACGGCATCTCGCCGGCGGCCATCGAACTCACCGCCGCGGCGAAAAAACGCAAGGCCGGGCCGGTGAGGGAAGCGCTCGCCGCCCTTGAGAAATCCCTGGCGGAAAACAGCGACCCCCTTGCCAAGTGGAACAGTTCGCTTGAAGGCGGAGATCCGGAGAACGGCGCGGCCCTCTTCGCCTCGCACCCGGCCAGCGAGTGCAAGCGTTGCCACCGTGCGGAGGAAGGTCACACCACCGGTGGCGAAACCGCCCCGAACCTGGTCGGTATCGCGAACCGCCACAAGGACCGCCGTTATTTCCTCGAGTCCATGATCAACCCTGCGGCGGTCATCGCTCCGGGCTTTGGCGCGGTGCTGGTGGATTTCAAGAACGGCGCGAGCCTGACAGGCAATCTCATCGCGGACACACCGGAGCATCTCGACATCGATGCGGCGGGAAAAGCCGTTCGGATCAACCGCGCCGACATCGCCACCGTCACCACTCCCGCCTCGCCGATGCCTCCGATGGGCGGCTTGCTGAAGCCGGAGGAACTGCGCGACGTCATCGCCTGGCTCGCCAGCCTCGACAAGGGTGGTGAGCTGCCGAAACCGGCGGCTCCGGTCCCGCTGGATCCGGCCTCATTGCTCGTTCCTGCTTCTGCCGACAAAAGCACCTCCGCTGTCGATCCCGTCCTGATGAAACTCGGCCAGCAGCAGTTCATGGTCTGCGGTGCCTGCCATGGCCAGAGTGGCGAAGGCACCGCCGCCGGTCCGCCGCTGGCAGGTTCCGAGTGGGTGACTGGACCGGAGGAAAACCTCATCCGCATCCAGCTACGCGGCTTGCACGGACCGATCAAGGTGAAGGGTCAGGAATACAATTTCCCCGCAGGCATGGCCGCTCTCGCTTACCAGACCGACGAGCAGATCGCAGCCGTGCTCACCTATGTGAGAAACTCTTTTGGCAACTCCGCTCCGGTGGTGAATGCTTCCGCGGTGACCGCACTCAGGGGTGAGGTCGGCAAGCCACCGCTGGTGGCGGCGGACCTGGTGGCTCCTTCTGTTCCACAGGACGCATCCCCTACCACCTCCAAGGAGGTGTCCGGAAAATATGACAATCTTTCCAAGGAAGGTTTTCCAGGCAAATGGATCTTCGCGGCCGCCGCGGTGATCGGGTTGGCGGGACTCGGGTTGTTCCTGAAGAAGAAATGA